One Lentibacillus cibarius DNA window includes the following coding sequences:
- a CDS encoding calcium-translocating P-type ATPase, SERCA-type, with translation MKWYQMDTDQVEQKLYVSTKRGLSAKQVDERLKQYGTNRLESEKNASKWLIFLKQFQDFMVLVLLAATLVAGLLGEYVDAIAIMVIVLVNGFLGYFQEQKAEKSLAKLKEMSSPVAHVLRDGKWEKVPSQEVVVGDVVRVNSGDRVPADIRIIQSNSLETEESALTGESLPVQKHEASITKDNLDAQDQVNMSFMNTMVTRGSGVGIVVGTGMNTVMGQIASLMVKTEKTTTPLEHKLAELGKVLIGVALVLTALVVIVGVYQGHAVYNMFLAGVSLAVAAIPEGLPAIVTVALSLGVQRMIRKKAVVRKLSAVETLGCASVICSDKTGTMTENQMTVKEVFLNGKWLYVTGDGYDVNGDYFWKKDHVGRDFPNLEPMLLYGMLCNHASLFVKKGKYIVDGDPTDGALLVAARKLGLKPQLHDNYRIIKEFPFDSERKRMSVVIEDENKMRFLITKGAPEVLMPRSTYIMNEDGRKLMKSEDEKQLDGAIDSMADKALRTLAIGMKPLSRHDSLESATLEKELTFIGLYGMMDPPRKDVKKAIAECRDAGIKSVMITGDHEKTARAIAKQLDLLPENGMVLDGSQLNQMSVAELEDIIDQVYVFARVTPEHKLKIVNAFQEKGHIVAMTGDGVNDAPAIKASDIGISMGESGTDVTKEASSLVLMDDNFATIKSAIIEGRNIYENIRKFIRYLLASNVGEILVMLFAMLLAMPLPLVPVQILWVNLVTDGLPAMALGLDQSEDDVMKRGPRNPKEGVFARELGFKIVSRGILIGTVTLVAFMLAFQSNPDNLVYAQTIAFTTLVMAQLIHVFDCRSEHSLFSRNPFENIYLLLAVLSSVLLLLVVIYWEVLQPVFHTTSLGIKDWLFIIAMSSVPSVFFGFTKK, from the coding sequence ATGAAATGGTATCAGATGGATACAGACCAAGTCGAACAAAAACTGTATGTATCAACGAAACGCGGGCTGTCCGCAAAACAGGTGGACGAGCGTTTGAAGCAATATGGGACAAACCGTCTAGAGTCGGAAAAAAATGCATCAAAGTGGTTAATTTTCTTAAAACAATTCCAAGACTTTATGGTTCTTGTCCTTCTTGCTGCCACACTAGTTGCCGGCCTGTTGGGAGAGTATGTTGATGCAATAGCCATCATGGTAATCGTTCTGGTTAACGGTTTTCTGGGATACTTCCAGGAACAAAAAGCAGAAAAGTCGCTTGCCAAATTAAAAGAAATGTCATCACCAGTAGCTCATGTCTTGCGTGATGGCAAATGGGAAAAGGTTCCATCCCAGGAAGTAGTGGTTGGAGATGTCGTACGTGTAAACAGTGGAGATCGGGTTCCTGCAGACATCCGGATAATTCAATCCAACAGTTTAGAAACGGAGGAGTCCGCCCTTACTGGTGAATCGCTCCCAGTACAAAAACATGAAGCAAGTATTACCAAAGACAATCTAGATGCACAGGATCAGGTGAATATGAGTTTCATGAATACCATGGTAACGAGAGGGTCTGGTGTTGGTATTGTCGTTGGGACAGGCATGAATACCGTGATGGGTCAGATAGCATCGTTAATGGTGAAAACCGAAAAGACGACGACGCCTTTGGAGCATAAACTTGCTGAATTAGGCAAAGTGCTGATAGGTGTAGCCCTCGTCCTAACTGCACTTGTTGTTATAGTCGGTGTGTACCAAGGCCATGCTGTTTACAACATGTTTCTCGCCGGGGTTTCTCTAGCCGTTGCTGCTATACCGGAAGGGCTGCCGGCGATTGTTACGGTGGCACTGTCATTAGGTGTGCAGCGTATGATTAGGAAAAAAGCCGTTGTCCGAAAGCTATCAGCCGTCGAAACCTTGGGATGTGCGTCGGTTATTTGTTCAGATAAGACCGGAACAATGACAGAAAACCAAATGACGGTTAAAGAAGTTTTTTTAAATGGAAAATGGTTGTATGTGACGGGTGATGGCTATGATGTTAATGGGGATTATTTTTGGAAGAAGGACCATGTAGGCAGAGACTTTCCAAATCTTGAACCAATGCTTTTGTATGGCATGTTGTGCAATCACGCATCTTTATTTGTAAAAAAAGGTAAATATATTGTGGATGGAGACCCCACTGACGGTGCGCTACTCGTTGCAGCACGCAAACTGGGACTTAAACCGCAACTGCATGATAATTACCGCATTATTAAGGAGTTTCCGTTTGATTCAGAACGGAAACGAATGAGTGTCGTAATCGAAGACGAAAACAAGATGCGCTTTCTCATCACGAAAGGCGCACCGGAAGTGTTGATGCCGCGTTCAACCTACATCATGAACGAAGATGGACGTAAACTCATGAAATCCGAAGATGAAAAGCAGTTGGACGGCGCGATTGATAGTATGGCCGATAAAGCGTTACGCACGCTAGCAATTGGAATGAAGCCATTATCAAGGCATGATTCACTTGAATCGGCTACATTAGAGAAAGAACTGACATTTATTGGTCTGTACGGGATGATGGATCCACCGAGAAAAGATGTTAAAAAGGCTATTGCCGAATGTCGTGATGCGGGCATAAAATCGGTGATGATAACCGGCGACCATGAAAAAACAGCTCGGGCAATCGCGAAGCAACTGGATCTGCTTCCAGAAAATGGTATGGTGTTAGACGGATCTCAACTGAACCAAATGTCGGTTGCCGAGCTGGAGGATATCATAGATCAAGTGTATGTTTTTGCCAGAGTTACACCGGAGCATAAGCTGAAAATCGTCAATGCCTTTCAGGAAAAAGGGCATATTGTTGCCATGACGGGTGATGGTGTCAATGACGCACCTGCTATTAAAGCAAGTGATATTGGTATAAGTATGGGAGAAAGCGGAACAGATGTAACGAAAGAAGCCTCATCGCTCGTTTTAATGGATGATAATTTTGCAACAATCAAATCGGCCATTATAGAGGGCCGCAATATATATGAGAATATCCGAAAGTTTATCCGTTATTTGCTCGCATCTAACGTTGGAGAAATTTTGGTCATGCTCTTTGCTATGTTGCTTGCCATGCCATTGCCACTCGTTCCGGTACAAATATTATGGGTGAATCTGGTTACGGACGGACTCCCGGCCATGGCACTGGGACTTGATCAGTCAGAAGATGACGTTATGAAGCGCGGGCCGAGGAATCCAAAAGAGGGTGTGTTTGCTAGGGAGCTCGGTTTCAAGATTGTCAGCCGCGGCATTCTAATAGGTACGGTGACTTTAGTGGCGTTCATGCTAGCTTTCCAAAGCAATCCGGATAATCTCGTTTATGCGCAAACGATTGCTTTCACGACACTAGTGATGGCACAGTTGATCCATGTATTTGATTGCCGAAGCGAACATTCTTTATTTTCCAGAAATCCATTCGAAAACATCTATTTATTGCTGGCGGTACTGTCATCTGTGTTACTGCTGCTCGTTGTTATCTATTGGGAAGTGCTGCAGCCGGTATTTCACACGACATCCCTAGGAATCAAGGATTGGTTATTTATTATTGCTATGAGTTCTGTGCCGAGTGTCTTTTTTGGGTTCACCAAAAAATAG
- the remA gene encoding extracellular matrix/biofilm regulator RemA, translating to MSLRLINIGFGNVVSANRVISIVSPESAPIKRIITVARDNNKLVDATYGRRTRAVLVTDSDHVVLSAVQPETVGQRVISHEEIIDESS from the coding sequence TTGAGTTTACGCTTAATCAATATCGGTTTTGGGAATGTCGTTTCTGCTAACCGTGTTATTTCGATTGTTTCGCCGGAATCTGCACCAATTAAACGAATTATTACCGTTGCCCGTGACAATAATAAACTAGTGGATGCCACTTATGGCCGGCGTACGCGGGCAGTTCTTGTTACGGACAGTGATCATGTCGTTCTGTCGGCCGTTCAACCTGAAACAGTCGGTCAACGTGTGATCAGTCACGAAGAAATAATAGATGAAAGTAGCTAG
- the gmk gene encoding guanylate kinase has translation MMDENGILFVLSGPSGVGKGTVRKKLFERADDLAYSISMTTRERRAGEQDGVDYFYKTHEQFEKLIADNELLEHARFVNNYYGTPRKYVEDTLAAGKDIFLEIEVQGAMQVKENFPKGVFIFLFPPSLEELKDRIMSRATESPDAVLKRLKEARSEIEMMDAYDYVVVNDDVERAVTKIQSIIQSEHCRRERIAKQYKKLLEDG, from the coding sequence CTGATGGATGAAAACGGGATTCTGTTCGTTTTGTCGGGGCCTTCCGGGGTCGGAAAAGGGACAGTCAGAAAAAAACTTTTTGAGCGGGCGGATGATCTTGCGTACTCTATATCCATGACAACAAGAGAACGCCGTGCTGGTGAACAAGACGGTGTTGATTATTTCTACAAAACGCATGAGCAGTTCGAAAAGCTTATAGCGGATAATGAGCTTTTGGAACATGCCCGGTTTGTCAATAATTACTATGGTACACCGAGAAAATATGTGGAGGACACATTGGCAGCGGGCAAGGATATCTTTCTGGAGATTGAAGTGCAGGGAGCCATGCAGGTGAAGGAAAACTTTCCGAAAGGCGTCTTCATCTTTTTATTCCCACCAAGTCTTGAAGAATTAAAGGACCGGATCATGAGTAGAGCAACGGAGTCACCTGATGCTGTCCTAAAGAGATTGAAAGAAGCCCGTAGCGAAATTGAAATGATGGATGCGTATGATTATGTTGTCGTTAACGATGATGTCGAACGAGCGGTGACAAAAATCCAGTCGATCATTCAAAGCGAACATTGCAGGCGTGAACGTATCGCGAAACAATATAAAAAGTTATTGGAGGATGGATAA
- the rpoZ gene encoding DNA-directed RNA polymerase subunit omega: MMLEPSIDDLQEKIKSKYTLATIAAKRARELQHTNNVLVENSKSNKYVGQALEEIYAGKLFVKEDSK; this comes from the coding sequence ATGATGCTGGAACCATCAATTGATGACTTGCAGGAGAAAATTAAATCAAAGTATACGCTGGCAACCATTGCTGCCAAACGGGCACGTGAACTGCAGCATACGAACAACGTACTTGTTGAAAACTCAAAATCAAATAAGTACGTTGGGCAGGCATTAGAAGAAATTTATGCAGGAAAGCTGTTTGTAAAAGAAGATAGCAAGTAA